In Archocentrus centrarchus isolate MPI-CPG fArcCen1 chromosome 16, fArcCen1, whole genome shotgun sequence, a single window of DNA contains:
- the LOC115794901 gene encoding pituitary tumor-transforming gene 1 protein-interacting protein, producing MPSFSSLGHTLTTSLLVAAVFLCVSFVTRGQCQTTSPPTIPCAANKNCDTCVPHAKCLWCFATNNCTEYPVSWLLPPATLCPLSQARWGVCWMNFEALIIAMAVLGGAILIGIVVCCCCCCCCHKSRPSRLDREEERSARRREEIKQRAEERKVERKARHDEIRRKYGLIGDADHPYSKFENE from the exons ATGCCTTCGTTTAGCTCGTTGGGACATACTCTGACCACTTCGTTGCTCGTTGCCGCcgtctttctctgtgttagctttgTTACCCGGGGACAGTGCCAGACAACTTCGCCGCCGACAATTC cCTGCGCCGCCAATAAAAACTGCGACACATGTGTCCCACACGCCAAG TGTCTGTGGTGCTTTGCCACCAACAACTGCACAGAGTACCCAGTGAGCTGGTTGCTGCCTCCGGCTACACTATGCCCACTGTCCCAGGCCCGCTGGGGAGTGTGCTGGA tGAACTTTGAAGCCCTGATCATTGCCATGGCTGTGTTGGGTGGAGCCATTCTCATCGGCATTGtcgtctgctgctgctgctgctgctgctgccacaagAGCCGCCCATCAAG GCTtgacagagaagaggagagatCTGCCAGAAGGAGAGAGGAAATCAAACAGCGTGCTGAAGAACG GAAGGTGGAGAGAAAGGCACGCCACGATGAAATCAGGAGGAAGTATG